The Microtus ochrogaster isolate Prairie Vole_2 chromosome 22, MicOch1.0, whole genome shotgun sequence nucleotide sequence CCAGGGCTGCTCTGCTTCTCGCTTGGCCTGAGCCACTCCAAGCTCCCTGCCCACCAGCATCATGGCTAAGGGTTTCTACATTTCCAAGACCCTGGGCATCTTGGGCATCGTGCTGGGTGTGGCAGCTGTGTGCACGATCGTAGCCCTGTCAGTGGTCTATGCTCAGGAGAAGAACAAGAATGCGGAGAACTCTGCCACAGCTCCCACACTGCCTGACGCTACCACTTCCACTGCCACCTCGGCGACCTCCTCCTCAGCTACCACCTCGACCACCCCAGCCACCACTGTAGATGAAAGCATACCTTGGAACCGGTACCGCCTGCCCAAGACTCTGATACCTGACTCTTACCAGGTGACTCTGAGACCATACCTCAAACCCAATGAACAGGGTTTGTACATCTTTCAAGGTAACAGTACTGTCCGCTTTACCTGTAATGAAGCCACAAATGTCATCATCATCCACAGCAAAAAGCTCAACTACACCCAAAAGGGAAACCACTTGGTGGAACTGCGGGCCCTGGGTGGTTCCCCAGCACCTAACATCATCAAAACTGAGTTGGTAGAGCGCACCGAGTACCTGGTGGTTCACCTTAACGGACAGCTGGTAGCAGGCCATCAGTATGAGATGGATAGCCAGTTCCAGGGGGAGCTGGCCGACGACCTGGCTGGCTTCTACCGCAGCGAGTACGAGGAGGATGGAGTCAGGAAGTAAGTTCCCGGACCATGGGCACAGGCTGAGGGCTGCATCTGGGGATCAcggaaaggaggggctggagccTTTAGGAGACTTCAGCAGCCCCATTGCTCATCTGTGGTGGCGGGGGCAGTTACAGGGGGTACTGTCTTCCAGTGGGGTGGAAGGGTTCCTTGGATGGACAGGAATACTGAGAGGAGAGAAAATTGCCTGGGACGACCTCTCAGCTCACAGAGGCATGGAGCCTGCCAGGGTTTGGATGGAGTCTGGAAACTTTGGTTTCCCATGGCAGCATGTTGACCAGGGTCTTGAGGTTGTTTGGAGTTGGGTGAAGGGCAGTAAGCAGGTTGGGCCAGCCTTCCATGTACCCCTTCTTCTGTATCCTAAAGATATTCCCCTAGCACCCTCTCTAACACTCTGATTTGGACAGAGTGGTGGCCACAACGCAGATGCAGGCTCCTGATGCCCGGAAATCCTTCCCCTGCTTCGATGAGCCAGCCATGAAGGCCGTATTCAACATCACACTCATCTACCCCACTGGCTACACAGCCCTGTCAAACATGAATCCCAAAGGTGAGTCTGGCTGCCCTGGGTTTGCTCTGGACTGGAGTGCAGAGTGGGAAGCCCACACACTCACGTGCCCCATGCGCAGAGACCAAGCCCCTTCCAGAAGACTCTGAATGGACCATCACGGAGTTCTATCCCACCCCCAAGATGTCCACATACCTGCTGGCCTACATTGTGAGCGAATTCAAATCTATACAACCAGAGAACTCAAACAATGATGCTCAGAACTCATCCAATGCTGTTCAGGTATGGAGCTGGGCTTTTATGTTCTGGGATGACCTTGCCCTGGCTTGAGGGACCTTCCTAGATCTTCTCAGTACTAGCTTCTGAATTATTAGGTTGTTGAGTCCCAGCTCCGAGTGATCCCAGGCACTCTTAAGCACTTCCCAGTCTGTGTTTGGAACACAGAAATCACAATTCCTCTTCGGTAAGGAAGCTCCtgaccacaggagacagacgtttactggctttttgggtttttttctacaCTATTAGGGATTGAACCTGAGGCCTTGTGCATACCATACAAGTCTTCTACCTCTGATTTATATCACCAACTCCTTTTTAaaacccattttaaaatgtatttttaattatgtgtatgagtgtgtgtctggaTGTGGTACGTGCACAggagtacaggtgcctgtggagaccagaaggaaGTGTCCAATCCCTTGGAGGCAGAGTTACAGTGGTTGTGAACCCCCAGACTTGGGTattaggaaccaaacctgggtcctctggaagagcagcaagcactcggGCTCTAAACCTCTAAACTCTCTGcctcttaagtttttttttttttctgagacagtctttgagtcttctggctgtcctagaactcactctgtagaccaggctggccttaaactcacagagatccgcctgcctctgcctcccgagggattaaagttgtgtgccactatgcctggccccctttttaaaaatttaaaacaaatttatgtgtgtgggtgttttgcctatatgtaagTGTGGGTACCACTTCCATGCCTagtgttagggttactattgctatgatgaaacgccatgaccaaaaagcaaactggggaggaaaggggttgtttggcttacacttttaCATCTTAGTCcattactgaaggaagccaggaaggaactcaagcagggcaggaacctggagtcaggagtggattcagaggccatggaaaggtgctgcttattggcttgctccacatggcttgcccaacctgctttcttatagaacccaggaccatcacaatgggctggacccgcTCACATCAACCACTAACTAGGAAAATGCTTACATTTTGCCTACAATCCAATGAGaaacggaggcattttctcaattgggttTCCTTCTCTTAGATGACTCTAACCTGTTGAGTTGACATAAATTTGCCAGCACAGCCATCGAGCTATCTCTCCAcccttctgttttaaattttgagatagggtccacTAATGTacacaggctgcccttgaatttgtGACACTCCTGCTCCTAGGTGTTGAGTTTATAAGCTTATGATATCATGGTTGGTTTTCTGTTTAATCTAATTGGTCCCCTTCCTGACTTATCAGGGACCTCCAGCTCATTGATTCTGGGACTCTACTTACTCTCCTTAAGATCtcaaacctggggctggagagatagctcagcgattaagagcactgcctgctcttccaaaggtcccaagttcaattttcagcaaccacatggtggctcacaaccatctgtaatgaggtctggtgccctcttctggctgcagacagacatacatgcaggcagaacactgtatacataataaataaatagataaataattaagacccgatctctctctctctctctctctctctctctctctctctctctctctctttctcgctctgCAGATTCGAATCTGGGCTCGGCCCAGTGCCATCAATGCAGGCCATGGTGATTATGCCCTGAATGTGACAGGCCGCATCCTAAACTTCTTTGCCCAACATTATGATACACCCTACCCTCTACCTAAGTCTGGTGAGTGACCATGGGGCCTTCAAGGGGAGGTAATGCTAGGATCCCCACCCATGCCCGCCCGCTCTCACGTGTCTCCCCTCTACAGACCAGATTGCCCTGCCCGACTTCAACGCTGGAGCCATGGAGAATTGGGGGCTAGTGACCTACCGTGAGAATGCCCTGCTCTTCGATCCCGAGGACTCCTCCATCGGCAACAAGGAGCGGGTGGTCACTGTGATTGCTCACGAGCTGGCCCATCAGGTAGATAGATGGCTGTGGGAGAAGCAAGAAGGAGCAGAGGCCTTGGAGTGTCCAGTCCTCGCTTGGCCTGTGCCTAGTAGATGCTTAGCTGCTATTAGTGATGGCAAGGCCTGTGACACTCAGCGGACTCGCGTGTCCCCTGCAGTGGTTCGGCAACCTGGTGACGGTGGCCTGGTGGAACGACCTGTGGCTGAACGAGGGCTTTGCCTCCTACGTGGAATATCTGGGTGCTGACTTTGCAGAGCCCACCTGGAATCTGGTAAGCCACCATCCTGGGAACTGGGCCGAGATGGGAGAGTGGACTGCCTAGGATACCCCTCCTGGGCCAGTCGCCTGATGGCATTTGGGGACTCTGCAGACAGACCTCATAGTGCAGAATGAAGTGTATCGTGTGATGGCCGTGGATGCACTCGCCTCCTCCCACCCGTTATCCAGTCCTGAAGATGAGGTCAACACGCCGGCCCAGATCAGCGAGCTGTTTGACAGCATCACCTACAGCAAGGTGCTTCTTGGAGGCCCTGAGAGGCACGGGCTGTGGGGAGGGATCTATCCTGCGGGGAACCTCAGCACAGCCGCTGCTCTGGGAATGTCTGTCCCTGGTAGCCAGCTTGGCCTTCTGAGCTCCCTCTCCCCATACCCCAGGGAGCCTCAGTCCTCAGGATGCTGTCCAGTTTCCTGACAGAGGACCTGTTCAAGAAGGGCCTTGCAGTGAGTATCGCTCTAGGTGGTCCCTCGGCATGGCGGCTTTTCCCCCAGCACAGCCCTCCACAGCCCTGGGGACCACCCATCCCTTACCAAGGTTTGTTGTTCTCCAGTCTTACCTCCATGCCTTCGAATACTCCAACACCGTTTATCTGGACCTGTGGGAGCATCTGCAGAAGGTGAGTAACATGCCTTCTCCACTAAGGTCCTAAGGGGACAGCATGCGGgagaccatgcccagcttccctgTTCACAGTCCAGGCAAACTGTTGGGAGCCTCAGTGGTTCGTCTAAAACTGGGTGTAAAGATAAATCCTTAAAAGCAGTGGGTAAGGCCCCTGCTCACTGTTCACTTTgggttctttttcttcatttttttagtgGGTTCTCTTCAGTTGGTTCTCTCATCTTgcttctgaggcagggtctttttcTGCATGAACAGTCGACTCCCTgtctcacgagtgctgggattacatattcagctttttattgagacggggtttctctgtgtagccctggctgtcctggaactttctctgtagaccagactggccttgaacttagagatcctcctgtatTTGTCTCTATAGCTTGTCCTACTGGCCTGTGCCACCAGAGCTGGCCTACTTGATGTTCTTGCTTAGACACACCATGGTGGAGCTCATGAGATCACTTAGTGCTGAGAACATGAGCTTCAGGACACCTATGTCCAAACTACTACCTCtatcccccttcctcttccttatctccttttcctctttcttctgccaGAACTTTGGAATCAGCCATTTAACTGACTCAGCACTCCCGgctgccctgtgccctgtggcCCTCCCTACCTGGTACATCCTTGCACACACCAGCACCTTGGATGCAAACTCgaccctctgtccctccctgcctCACATTCCGTCCCTCAGCTTCCAAGCCCTCCTGTTTCCCCAGAGgcccctctcctccctgcctctccttagGGCTGGAGTCCACCCTGCACATGAACCCCCATCACTTTgtctcctccccaacttgcctccCGGTCTTGTGCGGACTTTGCCCACGCCTcctcagccccacccacccctcctcaGCCCCACCCACCTCTCCTCATCAGTGTTTCCTCCTGAGCCCTAGGGCCCCTATCATCCTGCCCAACCACTCCCTGACTGCGGCCCTGTCCGTCTGTCTGGGCCCCAAGGCCATCTCTCTGGGGAGGGGACGTCACAGAGGCACAGTTTGGCAGGttccagtttcccctcctcctgcccccagccTGTCTAttagccacccccccccccattctggcAGCTGACTGGGTGGTGCTTCATTGGATCCTTCCTCCACCACttgtcttcctgccttccagCAAAGCTTGCTTCCTTTCCCTGTCTTCTGTGGCTCCAGacttcccctgcctcagctttcccttTTGACAGCCCGGCCTCTGCCTGGCTTTTGGGGATTCGTGGTTTTAGTTACTAGCAGATGTCTTTGACTTTTTGCTGTGACTATAAAAGTGGTGCCCATGCATTTGGGAAAGGATGAAAAAGACCCACGAAGACAGTAACAAGGGCTGTGGCATCCCTGTTCCCTCCTATTGAGGGACCTTTCCTCCATACCCCACAAGCCCTGTCCCTTGCTCCTGCCTGTGACACTGGGCACTGCtttatctctctctgttctcaacATTCAGGTGTCCTGGCCATGGGTCACACCCAGGTGTGTCATCAGTGTGGCGTCAGCTAGAGGCAGAGAGGTTCTCCAGCTCACTCAGCACTGGGCAGACAAGGAGAGGCAGCGCTGATTGGGGTCCCTTGTCCTCTGCTCCCCTGCCCTGTATTAGAGGCACCATAGACTTAGGCTGGCCATAAGGCTGCTTGGGTGTTAGGCACAGGAGGACGATGGTTTGTCAGCCACACTGTGTCCCTCAAATAGGCCGTGGACAACCAGAGAGAAATCCAACTCCCAGCCACCGTGAGTACCATCATGGACCGCTGGATTCTACAGATGGGCTTTCCCGTTGTCACTGTGAACACCGCTACAGGAGACATCTCCCAGGAACACTTCCTCCTTGACCCTGAGTCCACTGTTACCCGCCCCTCCCAGTTTGAGTGAGCACATAGGGTCACAAAGGCTTGGGTCCCAGGGAAGGGTGGACCACAGGAAGGAGATCATGTGGGGTCAGGAGCACGGTGACACTTGGGATCGGTGTTGGGCCATCACTGGACACCTGAGAGGGGTACCCATGGTGTTGCCAAGAGTTGCCATCATCACTGACTGGCCTCTGGGTCTCTCACTGCAGCTACACGTGGATCGTGCCCATTCCGTTTCTCAAAAGTGGagcgcagcagcagcagcaggaggaggattACTACTGGCTGGAAACCAAGAGAAGTAATCCAGCCCTATCTTATCTGCTGGCTCCTGGCCCGTGTTCTGGGAGGGTGGTTATGGGAGAGCTGAGGGAAGATTACCTTCATTATTTCACTCCACAAATGGAGCTGATGCCTTTGTTTCCACTTCACCTTGCTTCTGTGTAGTCTTGGGCAAGTTACCGACCCTCTCTGgcctttactttcttttctgtcaagCTGACTGCATCTGCTCCATTGAGCTGTGTGAGAATTCCAGGAGGGAATTCCTGTGAAACAGGACAGTGATTGGCAGGTACAGTAAGCTGCCTTATATGACCAGACACTGAAGAGTCGAAGGTGAAAGCCaatcacaggcagcagaaaggaaGGCACACAATTAGAAACATCCAGGAACTCTCTGGCAGTCTAACTGTAGATTCTGACTGGAATGACCAGGTGGTAGGCCAGGAATCAGGATCAGGTTCCATGCAAAGGCCCAGAAAGTGAACTGTGTCCTACACAGGCTACCCGTGGAAGTTGGCTAGGCgaggcagaggctgagaggaggctCAGGGTCCTTCATGATCTGGGCACACTCCGCTCAGTCCTGCCCTTGGCCCTGCTCCACAGGCCAGAATGCTGACTTCAAGACCTCTGGAGCCAATGAGTGGGTCTTGCTGAACCTGGGTGTGACGGGCTACTACCAGGTGAACTACGATGTAGGCAACTGGAGGAAGATTCAGAATCAGCTGCAGTCAGACCTCACTGTGGGTATCCCTCCTGCCCTGTCCCCCATGGGATGATGGGTCATCAGACCGCAGGGTCTGCCCCTTAGTCACACGGTTTCCTTTTCTAGGCTATCCCTGCCATCAATCGTGCGCAGATTATCCACGACTCCTTCAACCTGGCCAGGTGAGTGCCCTCTTGGCTAAGGCAGAAAGAAGCCTGTGACTGGACCTATGTTCTCCCTGCTGTTCTAGATGCCCACCAGGTGCTGTGCCAGGGGCCCCTAGAGCAGCTTCCTGGGGTCCCCACATGACCATTTCACAGAGAAGGATTTTGACAGCGTAAGAACACCTTACCCCAGGTGTCACAGCAGCCACACACAGGCCCATCCCGCTCTACcgtccactcccccccccacagccCCAGCTTTCCAGAGTGCTGTGTGCACACCAGACCTACACttggtgcttttttaaaaattaaaataaaaaaatctgggCTGAGCAGGACAGAGCGGCAGAGCTTGGGCACAGCGATGTTTTTTGAACACTTTCTTTGTGCGTGGCAAGGTGCTGAGCTCTTTGACATGAGTGACGTTCCCCAGAGACATCTGTGGACCCAATGCCCACACATGtctaagccagaagagggaggaagggtcctGCTAGAAGGATCTGGAGAGGTGACtcggtcagtaaagtgcttggcaCTCAGCATGAGGACAACCAAGTTCAGACTCCCTGAGCCCATAAAAGCCTGGTGCAGCAAAGTACTATAGTAGTGTGCCATAACCCTAACACTGTTGGGGAGAGGCTGGttcctgggctcactggccagccggCCTCAtggactctgtgagttctgggttcagtgagagacctgcatctcaaaaaataaaatggagagtaTCGGTCATTGAAAAAATATGATGAAGAGGCCGACGTTGGCTTCTAGCCTCCACATTCATAGAAACATTCACACatacccacaagcacacacacacaaacaattatCATagtaaaaactaaacagaataagGATAATAGACGAGAAAACATGACTGGCAGTAGGTTGAGGTGGGGCCCTATTGGTGGCACCACAGAGCGCCTGTGTCACCCTTTCCCCCATGGAAATTATGAAGGCATCAGGGGACCCAGGCTTAGGTGTGTCCTTGAGAACCTGAGCTAGGGTCCCCAGGGTGTAGTTGGGTTGGGTGGGTGCTGACCTGGGCTTTCCTGTTTGTCTCCAGTGCTCAAAAGATACCCATCACTCTGGCGCTAAACAACACCCTCTTCCTCaacaaagagacagaatacaTGCCCTGGGAGGCTGCCCTGACCAGCCTTAACTACTTCAAGCTCATGTTCGACCGCTCCGAGGTCTACGGCCCCATGAAGGTATGAGTTGCTACTTCCCGTGTCCGAGTTAGACCACTGGGAAGGTTCATTACCTGTCCAAGCTCTTTCAAGAAAATAAGTAGGTGTGGGTAAGATGACAGAGTCAGAAGGATCTAGAAGGAACAGGCCCAGAGAAGGTTAGAAGAGTAGACACCCCACTGTGAAGACAAGATTCCTAGAAAAATCTGCCCATTGGAAATATGGGAAGTTAATGCTTTGGGGAGGCCTGGAGAGGACATTGCACTAGAAGATAAAAGCCTGCCTGTCTTACCAGCCAGTCGCCTTAAACAGCTGTTGCCAGCAGCACTGGTCAGCACAGGTATGGATCTGACCATCACAGCCCATCCTCCCAGGCTGACATAAGGGACTGGTCTTACAGGCTTTGACAGTTCATAGCGTGGCTTAGCTATGTGGAGCTTCCACTGGAGAGACATCAGAGCTGGCTCAGAATGAAGTCACACCCATGGGATATTCACGGCATCCTTCATAAAAGAGCAAACAGCAGGCAAAGGAATTCTTAACGTGTCTGATAGCTGGTATCGGCTGAGTTACACTGTGATGCTCATTTGGTGGAGtcttagctctgtagaccacatttAAGAGACTTGTTGTTGggatttgattgattgattgtctgtgtattttgtatgtgtggaggtcacaggtcaATACCATTTTGGCTAGCCTGTGTTTGGCAAATACCTATGTCTGTCCACTCAGAGCTGGGCTCCCAGGCATGTGCTTATATGGGATCGGGGATTTGAGTTCAGGTCTTCACgcttgggcagcaagcactttagctCCTTCCACCTTGCTGTTTGGGCTCACTGACCCTGCAGTCCAGCTcctagccctgggattacaggtcttggtgatgtgtctgtgtgtgtttgtcttgtttgtctgtgtggtatgtatgtgtgtgtgtgttctggaaagTGAACTaactcatgtttgcatggcaaaccCTTGATTAACTGAACAAACTCCCTAGCCCAGTttttggctgtttgtttgtttgtctctttgtccattttttattctttttttaaatatttatttatttattatgtatacNNNNNNNNNNNNNNNNNNNNNNNNNNNNNNNNNNNNNNNNNNNNNNNNNNNNNNNNNNNNNNNNNNNNNNNNNNNNNNNNNNNNNNNNNNNNNNNNNNNNNNNNNNNNNNNNNNNNNNNNNNNNNNNNNNNNNNNNNNNNNNNNNNNNNNNNNNNNNNNNNNNNNNNNNNNNNNNNNNNNNNNNNNNNNNNNNNNNNNNNNNNNNNNNNNNNNNNNNNNNNNNNNNNNNNNNNNNNNNNNNNNNNNNNNNNNNNNNNNNNNNNNNNNNNNNNNNNNNNNNNNNNNNNNNNNNNNNNNNNNNNNNNNNNNNNNNNNNNNNNNNNNNNNNNNNNNNNNNNNNNNNNNNNNNNNNNNNNNNNNNNNNNNNNNNNNNNNNNNNNNNNNNNNNNNNNNNNNNNNNNNNNNNNNNNNNNNNNNNNNNNNNNNNNNNNNNNNNNNNNNNNNNNNNNNNNNNNNNNNNNNNNNNNagaccagactggcctcaaactcacagagatccacctgcctctgcctcccgagtgctgggattaaaggcgtgtgccaccaccgcccggctttatttattatgtatacagtgttctgtctgcatggatgcttacatgccagaagagggcaccagatctcattatagttgtggttgctgggaattgaacccaggacctctggaagagcagccagtgctcttaatctctgagccatctctccagccctaatttttaattttttttgtgtatgagtgtttctcCTGTATCTATGTTtgcacaccatgtgtgtgcctggtgcccaaagagaccagaagaaggtctGGGGCCTCTGGAACTAGATTTactatagatggttatgagccaacatgtgggtgctgagaatcaaattctgggtcctttggaagagcagcaagtgctcttaacctctgaaccatctttttttttttttttttttaatttaaaagtaaccCACTATCGGCTTAGGATAGCAAATGCCTATTTTGGTAAACGGAACGTTTTTGTGCTTGCCCAGGCTCCTCTCAAACTGGTGCTGTAGCACAATCACAATACCAGCATGCAGCATGGGGTCTGGATGCCCTTCAGAGCCAGCTGGAGTGCTGTGTGGGCACCTGTGTTCCTCTGTCTAGGAAGGCTTTGTGGACTGATCCCATAGGAGGGGTCGTGCCTTTCCTGGAGTCTTCTGCTACTTCCAGGACTGTTGCTCAGGCCATGTACTAGGTCTTCTTCTGATTGAGaggccctctgcttcctgaatccC carries:
- the Anpep gene encoding aminopeptidase N, with the protein product MAKGFYISKTLGILGIVLGVAAVCTIVALSVVYAQEKNKNAENSATAPTLPDATTSTATSATSSSATTSTTPATTVDESIPWNRYRLPKTLIPDSYQVTLRPYLKPNEQGLYIFQGNSTVRFTCNEATNVIIIHSKKLNYTQKGNHLVELRALGGSPAPNIIKTELVERTEYLVVHLNGQLVAGHQYEMDSQFQGELADDLAGFYRSEYEEDGVRKVVATTQMQAPDARKSFPCFDEPAMKAVFNITLIYPTGYTALSNMNPKETKPLPEDSEWTITEFYPTPKMSTYLLAYIVSEFKSIQPENSNNDAQNSSNAVQIRIWARPSAINAGHGDYALNVTGRILNFFAQHYDTPYPLPKSDQIALPDFNAGAMENWGLVTYRENALLFDPEDSSIGNKERVVTVIAHELAHQWFGNLVTVAWWNDLWLNEGFASYVEYLGADFAEPTWNLTDLIVQNEVYRVMAVDALASSHPLSSPEDEVNTPAQISELFDSITYSKGASVLRMLSSFLTEDLFKKGLASYLHAFEYSNTVYLDLWEHLQKAVDNQREIQLPATVSTIMDRWILQMGFPVVTVNTATGDISQEHFLLDPESTVTRPSQFDYTWIVPIPFLKSGAQQQQQEEDYYWLETKRSQNADFKTSGANEWVLLNLGVTGYYQVNYDVGNWRKIQNQLQSDLTAIPAINRAQIIHDSFNLASAQKIPITLALNNTLFLNKETEYMPWEAALTSLNYFKLMFDRSEVYGPMKKYLLKQVEPLFEHFRIKTSNWTIRPDTLMEQYNEVNAISTACSSGLQECKDLVSKLYNEWMSNPAVNPIHPNLRSTVYCNAIAFGGEAEWDFAWGQFRNATLVNEADKLRTALACSRDVWILNRYLSYTLNSEYIRRQDATSTIINIANNAVGQSLVWDFVRSNWKKLFEDYGGGSFSFANLIQGVTRRFSTEYELQQLEQFKADNQDTGFGSGTRALEQALETTKANIKWVKENKDTVLQWFTANS